A window from Glycine max cultivar Williams 82 unplaced genomic scaffold, Glycine_max_v4.0 scaffold_124, whole genome shotgun sequence encodes these proteins:
- the LOC100817086 gene encoding receptor-like protein EIX2, which translates to MAVLYATHVLLLILSTATTLHFSASKAARLNMTCSEKERNALLSFKHGLADPSNRLSSWSDKSDCCTWPGVHCNNTGKVMEINLDTPAGSPYRELSGEISPSLLELKYLNRLDLSSNYFVLTPIPSFLGSLESLRYLDLSLSGFMGLIPHQLGNLSNLQHLNLGYNYALQIDNLNWISRLSSLEYLDLSGSDLHKQGNWLQVLSALPSLSELHLESCQIDNLGPPKRKANFTHLQVLDLSINNLNHQIPSWLFNLSTTLVQLDLHSNLLQGQIPQIISSLQNIKNLDLQNNQLSGPLPDSLGQLKHLEVLNLSNNTFTCPIPSPFANLSSLRTLNLAHNRLNGTIPKSFEFLRNLQVLNLGTNSLTGDMPVTLGTLSNLVMLDLSSNLLEGSIKESNFVKLLKLKELRLSWTNLFLSVNSGWVPPFQLEYVLLSSFGIGPKFPEWLKRQSSVKVLTMSKAGIADLVPSWFWNWTSQIEFLDLSNNLLSGDLSNIFLNCSVINLSSNLFKGTLPSVSANVEVLNVANNSISGTISPFLCGKENATNKLSVLDFSNNVLYGDLGHCWVHWQALVHLNLGSNNLSGVIPNSMGYLSQLESLLLDDNRFSGYIPSTLQNCSTMKFIDMGNNQLSDAIPDWMWEMQYLMVLRLRSNNFNGSITEKICQLSSLIVLDLGNNSLSGSIPNCLDDMKTMAGEDDFFANPLSYSYGSDFSYNHYKETLVLVPKGDELEYRDNLILVRMIDLSSNKLSGAIPSEISKLSALRFLNLSRNHLSGGIPNDMGKMKLLESLDLSLNNISGQIPQSLSDLSFLSVLNLSYNNLSGRIPTSTQLQSFEELSYTGNPELCGPPVTKNCTDKEELTESASVGHGDGNFFGTSEFYIGMGVEFAAGFWGFCSVVFFNRTWRRAYFHYLDHLRDLIYVIIVLKVRRLLGKL; encoded by the coding sequence atgGCAGTGCTATATGCAACTCATGTTCTTCTCTTGATATTGTCCACTGCAACAACTCTCCACTTCAGTGCAAGCAAGGCAGCAAGGCTCAATATGACTTGCAGCGAGAAGGAAAGGAATGCACTCCTCAGCTTCAAGCATGGACTAGCAGACCCTTCAAACAGGCTTTCATCGTGGTCTGACAAATCGGATTGCTGTACATGGCCAGGGGTTCACTGCAACAACACAGGTAAAGTCATGGAAATCAATCTTGACACACCTGCGGGCTCTCCCTATAGGGAGTTGAGTGGAGAGATTAGTCCTTCTTTGCTTGAACTAAAATATTTGAATCGTTTGGACTTGagttcaaattattttgttctTACTCCAATACCAAGCTTCCTAGGCTCATTGGAGAGTCTGAGATACTTGGACCTTAGCTTAAGTGGGTTCATGGGATTAATCCCTCATCAACTAGGAAACCTCTCAAACCTGCAGCACCTTAATCTTGGATACAATTATGCTCTTCAGATAGATAACCTTAATTGGATATCAAGGCTATCTTCCTTGGAGTACCTTGATTTGAGTGGTTCAGACCTTCATAAACAAGGTAACTGGCTTCAAGTACTGAGTGCACTTCCATCTCTTTCAGAACTACACTTGGAGAGCTGTCAAATTGATAACTTAGGACCACCAAAACGAAAAGCCAACTTCACACATCTCCAAGTCCTTGATCTTTCAATTAACAATCTCAATCACCAAATCCCTTCATGGCTATTTAATCTCAGCACAACTCTTGTCCAACTTGATTTACACAGTAACCTTTTACAGGGACAAATTCCACAAATAATATCAAGCCTtcagaacataaaaaatctagACCTGCAGAACAACCAGCTCAGTGGGCCACTTCCAGATTCATTAGGCCAGCTTAAGCATCTTGAAGTTCTAAATCTCAGTAATAATACCTTTACTTGTCCAATTCCCTCACCATTTGCAAACTTGTCATCCTTGAGAACTTTAAACCTGGCTCACAACCGACTGAATGGAACCATTCCTAAGAGTTTTGAGTTCCTCAGAAACCTGCAGGTATTAAATCTTGGAACTAATTCTTTGACTGGTGATATGCCTGTAACTCTTGGAACTCTCTCAAATTTAGTAATGTTAGACCTTTCATCTAATTTGTTAGAAGGATCTAtaaaagagtcaaattttgtaaaacttttgaaattaaaGGAACTACGTTTGTCTTGGACAaacttgttcctcagtgtcaactcAGGATGGGTTCCTCCTTTTCAGCTTGAATATGTTTTACTGAGCTCCTTTGGAATAGGTCCTAAGTTTCCAGAATGGCTAAAAAGGCAAAGTTCTGTGAAGGTTTTGACAATGTCTAAGGCAGGTATCGCAGACTTGGTTCCAAGTTGGTTTTGGAATTGGACTTCGCAAATTGAATTCCTGGATCTGTCAAACAATCTGTTAAGTGGAGACCTATCTAACATCTTTCTCAATTGCAGCGTCATAAATTTGAGTTCTAATTTGTTCAAGGGTACATTGCCAAGTGTGTCTGCAAATGTTGAAGTGCTGAATGTTGCCAATAACTCAATTTCCGGAACAATTTCTCCCTTTTTATGTGGAAAGGAAAATGCTACTAATAAGTTAAGTGTGcttgatttttcaaataatgtCTTATATGGTGATCTTGGTCACTGTTGGGTGCATTGGCAAGCATTGGTGCATTTGAACTTGGGTAGTAACAATTTGTCTGGTGTTATTCCAAACTCCATGGGGTATCTATCTCAACTTGAGTCTTTGTTGTTAGACGACAACCGCTTCTCTGGATATATTCCTTCAACACTGCAAAATTGCTCTACAATGAAATTCATTGACATGGGCAATAACCAACTTTCTGACGCAATACCAGATTGGATGTGGGAAATGCAATATCTAATGGTTCTTCGTCTAAGATCCAACAATTTCAATGGCAGCATTACTGAAAAGATTTGTCAACTTTCTTCCCTTATAGTGCTGGATCTTGGCAATAACAGCCTGTCAGGATCCATTCCAAATTGTTTGGATGACATGAAGACAATGGCTGGTGAAGATGACTTCTTTGCCAACCCTTTAAGTTATTCATATGGCTCTGACTTCAGTTATAACCACTACAAGGAAACTCTTGTCTTAGTTCCCAAAGGAGATGAGTTAGAGTACAGAGACAATCTGATATTGGTGAGAATGATTGATCTTTCAAGTAATAAGCTGTCTGGAGCAATTCCATCTGAAATTTCCAAGCTATCTGCTTTGCGGTTTTTGAACTTGTCTAGAAATCATCTGTCTGGAGGGATACCAAATGACatgggaaaaatgaaattgttaGAATCCCTTGATCTCTCACTAAACAACATTTCAGGTCAAATCCCTCAAAGCTTATCTGATTTGTCCTTCCTCAGTGTCCTGAATCTATCATACAACAACTTATCAGGCAGAATTCCCACGAGCACCCAACTTCAGAGCTTTGAAGAACTTAGCTACACTGGAAATCCTGAGCTTTGTGGTCCTCCTGTAACAAAAAATTGCACAgacaaggaagagttgacagAGAGTGCTTCTGTTGGACACGGTGATGGTAATTTCTTTGGAACATCAGAGTTTTATATCGGTATGGGAGTTGAATTTGCAGCAGGATTTTGGGGTTTTTgcagtgttgttttctttaaCAGAACTTGGAGGCGTGCTTATTTTCATTACCTTGACCACTTGAGAGATCTGATTTATGTGATAATAGTTTTGAAGGTAAGAAGGTTACTTGGGAAATTGTGA
- the LOC106796473 gene encoding receptor-like protein EIX1, translating to MNSSIYILVFVQLWLFSLPCRESVCIPSERETLLKIKNNLIDPSNRLWSWNHNNTNCCHWYGVLCHNVTSHVLQLHLNTSDSAFYHDHDGYLYSDFDEEAYEKSQFGGVISPCLADLKHLNYLDLSGNEFLGEGMSIPSFLGTMTSLTHLNLSYTGFTGKIPPQIGNLSNLVYLDLGGYLTDLGFLFAENVEWVSSNQLEGNIPTSLGNLCNLRVIDLSYLKLNQQVNELLEILAPCISHGLTTLAVQSSRLSGNLTDHIGAFKNIDTLLFSNNSIGGALPRSFGKLSSLRYLDLSMNKFIGNPFESLRSLSKLLSLHIDGNLFHGVVKEDDLANLTSLTEIHASGNNFTLTVGPNWIPNFQLTYLEVTSWQLGPSFPLWIQSQNQLQYVGLSNTGIFGSIPTQMWEALSQVRYLNLSRNHIHGEIGTTLKNPISIPVIDLSSNHLCGKLPYLSSDVLQLDLSSNSFSESMNDFLCNDQDEPMQLEFLNLASNNLSGEIPDCWMNWTSLVDVNLQSNHFVGNLPQSMGSLAELQSLQIRNNTLSGIFPTSWKKNNELISLDLGENNLSGSILTWVGENLLNVKILRLRSNRFAGHIPSEICQMSHLQVLDLAQNNLSGNIPSCFSNLSAMTLMNQSTDPRIYSQGKHGTSMESIVSVLLWLKGRGDEYRNILGLVTSIDLSSNKLFGEIPREITYLNGLNFLNMSHNQLIGHIPQGIGNMRSLQSIDFSRNQLFGEIPPSIANLSFLSMLDLSYNHLKGNIPTGTQLQTFDASSFIGNNLCGPPLPINCSSNGKTHSYEGSDGHGVNWFFVSMTIGFIVGFWIVIAPLLICRSWRRRVAERKEGKDRRCGELELRITK from the exons ATGAATTCCTCCATTTATATTCTTGTCTTTGTCCAGCTTTGGTTGTTCAGCTTACCATGCAGAGAGAGTGTGTGCATCCCAAGTGAGCGTGAGACACTTTTGAAGATTAAGAATAATCTCATAGATCCTTCAAATAGGCTTTGGTCTTGGAATCATAATAATACCAACTGTTGCCACTGGTATGGAGTCCTCTGCCACAACGTCACTTCCCATGTTCTTCAGCTTCACCTCAACACTTCAGATTCTGCTTTCTATCATGACCATGATGGCTATCTCTACTCAGACTTCGATGAGGAAGCTTATGAGAAATCCCAGTTTGGTGGAGTGATAAGTCCTTGTTTGGCTGATTTAAAGCATTTGAATTACTTGGACTTGAGCGGCAATGAATTCCTTGGAGAAGGTATGtcaattccttctttccttGGGACAATGACTTCCTTGACTCACCTCAACCTCTCTTATACTGGATTCACGGGGAAGATTCCTCCTCAGATTGGGAATCTCTCCAATTTGGTCTACCTTGACCTCGGAGGTTATTTGACTGATCTCGGATTTCTGTTTGCTGAAAATGTAGAATGGGTATCAA GTAATCAACTTGAAGGAAACATTCCAACTTCTTTGGGTAATCTCTGCAACTTAAGGGTGATAGATTTATCATATCTCAAACTCAACCAACAGGTTAATGAACTTTTAGAAATTCTTGCTCCTTGTATTTCCCATGGACTCACAACACTTGCAGTTCAGAGTTCACGACTTTCAGGCAATCTGACAGATCATATTGGggcatttaaaaatattgacacGTTACTTTTTTCCAACAACTCAATTGGTGGTGCTCTTCCTAGATCATTTGGAAAACTTTCATCATTAAGATATCTCGATCTCTCTATGAATAAATTCATTGGAAATCCATTTGAAAGTCTTCGATCACTCTCTAAATTGTTATCTCTTCATATTGACGGCAATCTTTTTCACGGAGTTGTCAAGGAAGATGATCTTGCAAATCTTACAAGCTTGACGGAGATTCATGCATCAGGAAACAATTTCACTTTAACAGTGGGTCCCAATTGGATTCCTAATTTTCAACTTACCTATTTGGAAGTGACATCATGGCAGTTAGGTCCCAGCTTTCCATTGTGGATTCAGTCACAAAACCAACTTCAATATGTTGGACTATCTAACACGGGGATTTTCGGTTCTATTCCCACACAGATGTGGGAAGCACTTTCTCAGGTTAGGTATTTAAACCTCTCTCGTAATCATATCCATGGTGAGATTGGGACTACATTAAAGAATCCAATATCTATCCCCGTTATTGATCTAAGCTCAAATCACTTGTGTGGTAAATTACCCTATCTTTCAAGTGATGTGCTTCAGTTAGATCTTTCAAGCAATTCATTCTCTGAATCCATGAATGACTTTTTATGTAACGATCAGGACGAGCCAATGCAATTAGAATTTCTGAATCTTGCATCAAATAATTTGTCAGGAGAGATACCTGATTGCTGGATGAATTGGACATCTCTTGTGGATGTAAATTTACAAAGCAACCATTTTGTTGGGAACTTACCCCAATCCATGGGTTCCTTGGCAGAGCTGCAGTCTTTACAAATTCGTAACAACACACTCTCAGGAATATTTCCAACCAGTTGGAAGAAGAATAACGAATTGATATCCTTGGACCTTGGGGAAAATAATCTTTCCGGAAGTATTCTAACATGGGTTGGAGAAAACCTCTTAAATGTGAAAATCCTCCGCCTTCGATCAAACAGATTTGCCGGACACATTCCAAGTGAAATATGTCAGATGAGTCATCTTCAGGTTTTAGACCTTGCACAAAACAATCTGTCTGGCAATATACCGAGCTGTTTCAGTAACTTGAGTGCCATGACACTAATGAACCAAAGTACAGATCCTCGTATCTATTCTCAAGGAAAACATGGTACGTCGATGGAAAGTATAGTTAGTGTGCTACTATGGCTGAAAGGAAGAGGAGATGAGTACAGAAACATTCTGGGTTTGGTAACAAGCATTGATCTGTCAAGTAACAAGTTATTTGGGGAAATACCAAGAGAAATCACATATCTAAatggattgaattttttaaacatgTCCCACAACCAATTGATTGGTCATATTCCACAAGGTATAGGTAATATGAGATCATTACAGTCCATTGATTTTTCGAGGAATCAACTTTTTGGTGAAATCCCTCCAAGCATTGCAAATTTGAGCTTTCTGAGCATGCTAGACTTGTCATACAATCATTTGAAGGGAAATATTCCAACAGGAACTCAATTGCAAACCTTTGATGCCTCCAGCTTCATCGGCAACAATCTATGTGGTCCACCACTGCCCATAAACTGCAGCTCCAATGGGAAAACCCATAGTTATGAAGGAAGTGATGGGCATGGAGTGAATTGGTTTTTTGTCAGTATGACAATTGGATTTATTGTGGGATTCTGGATAGTGATTGCTCCTTTGCTGATTTGTAGATCATGGCG AAGGAGAGTAGCTGAACGTAAGGAGGGGAAGGATAGGAGGTGTGGGGAATTGGAACTAAGGATAACCAAGTAA